In Streptomyces pluripotens, the genomic window CGTGGTGGTGGGAGCCGCCGTGCTCGACGACGGCCGCCTGCTCGCCGCGCGCCGCAGTGCGCCCGTCGAACTCGCCGGCCGCTGGGAGCTGCCCGGCGGCAAGGTCGAGCCGGGCGAGCGGCCGAAGGATGCGCTGGTGCGGGAACTGCGCGAGGAACTCGGCGTCGACGCCGAGCCGGGCGAGCGTGTACCGGGGGAGTGGCCACTGAAAGCCCCCTATGTGCTCCAGGTGTGGACCGCCCGCCTTCGCCCGGGCTCCCGGGCGCCCGAACCCCTGCAGGATCACGACGCACTGCGGTGGCTGGCTCCGGCCGAGGTCTGGGACGTGGCATGGCTGGACCAGGACGTGGCGGCGGTGCGGAAGGTCGAAACCCTGCCCTTCTTCTAGCCCGGCGCCCCCTCGCCCCGGTGCCCGCCCGCCTGACGTCTGCAC contains:
- a CDS encoding (deoxy)nucleoside triphosphate pyrophosphohydrolase; its protein translation is MVPRTSRTDETDKPERIVVVGAAVLDDGRLLAARRSAPVELAGRWELPGGKVEPGERPKDALVRELREELGVDAEPGERVPGEWPLKAPYVLQVWTARLRPGSRAPEPLQDHDALRWLAPAEVWDVAWLDQDVAAVRKVETLPFF